One Dioscorea cayenensis subsp. rotundata cultivar TDr96_F1 chromosome 17, TDr96_F1_v2_PseudoChromosome.rev07_lg8_w22 25.fasta, whole genome shotgun sequence DNA window includes the following coding sequences:
- the LOC120281012 gene encoding DEAD-box ATP-dependent RNA helicase 41, with translation MEETKTQGEDHNLPLCDVEDCPVKEKCCDQREALPGEPRCVICGRFGEYICDETDDDVCSRECKQTLISRLAESQKPAAKAIHSVQLPATDECCYVRDGGGSSFQYLNTDKIESLRSKINIVVKGETVPAPLLSFSSCDLPKKLQENLEAAGYEIPTPVQMQTIPAALTRRNLLVSADTGSGKTVSFLVPIVSHCTYTRLQHLADKKWPLAMVLAPTRELCVQVEDQAKALGKGLPFKTALIVGGAAMASQVYRLEQGVEMIVGTPGRLIDLLSKHDIELNQVSVLVLDEVDCMLQKGFRDQVMQIFQALSHPQVLMFSATISKEVEKMANSLTENLIYVSAGKPRAPSEAVKQVVIWVESKQKKQKLFAILTSKQHFRPPVVVFVSSRLGADLLSEAITCATGLVALSIHGEKCMKERRESLGRFLTGDVSVIVATGVLGRGVDLLKVRQVIIFDMPNSMEEYIHQIGRASRMGEEGSAIVFINEEDKKLFKELVQNLKSVGAAIPRELANSHYLASNYPVSSKQKRRKYGS, from the exons ATGGAAGAAACCAAAACGCAAGGGGAAGATCATAATCTTCCTTTGTGTGATGTTGAAG ATTGCCCTGTGAAGGAGAAATGTTGTGACCAGAGAGAAGCCCTTCCGGGAGAACCACGTTGTGTTATATGTGGACGCTTTGGTGAGTATATATGTGATGAGACTGATGATGATGTCTGCAGTAGAGAATGCAAACAGACACTTATATCTAGGCTTGCTGAATCTCAAAAGCCAGCTGCGAAAGCCATCCATTCAGTACAGCTACCTGCTACTGATGAATGTTGTTATGTTCGAGATGGTGGTGGTTCTAGTTTTCAATATCTGAATACTGATAAGATTGAGTCTTTGAGAAGTAAAATTAACATTGTTGTTAAGGGAGAAACAGTTCCAGCTCCGTTGTTGTCCTTCTCTTCTTGTGATCTTCCTAAAAAACTCCAAGAAAATCTAGAAGCTGCAGGCTATGAGATACCTACACCTGTTCAGATGCAAACAATCCCTGCAGCATTGACTAGAAGGAACTTGCTTGTTTCTGCTGACACTGGCTCTGGTAAAACTGTTTCATTTCTTGTTCCTATAGTGTCTCACTGTACATATACTCGACTTCAGCACTTGGCAGACAAGAAATGGCCATTGGCAATGGTTCTAGCACCAACTAGAGAACTTTGTGTGCAAGTGGAGGATCAAGCAAAGGCTCTTGGGAAGGGTCTGCCTTTCAAAACTGCCCTTATAGTTGGTGGAGCTGCCATGGCTAGTCAAGTCTACCGGCTCGAGCAGGGTGTGGAAATGATTGTTGGAACACCTGGTAGATTGATTGATCTCTTGAGTAAGCATGATATTGAGCTCAATCAGGTTTCTGTACTTGTTTTGGATGAGGTGGATTGCATGCTGCAAAAAGGCTTTCGGGATCAGGTGATGCAGATCTTTCAGGCACTCTCCCATCCTCAGGTACTAATGTTCAGTGCAACCATTTCCAAGGAGGTGGAAAAGATGGCAAACTCCTTAACTGAAAATTTGATATATGTGTCTGCTGGGAAGCCAAGGGCACCCAGTGAAGCTGTCAAACAAGTGGTTATCTGGGTGGAATCTAAGCAGAAAAAACAGAAGCTTTTTGCAATACTGACTAGCAAACAACATTTCAGACCGCCTGTTGTGGTGTTTGTGAGTTCAAGATTAGGAGCTGATTTATTATCTGAAGCAATAACTTGTGCCACTGGattggtagctctttcaatACATGGAGAGAAGTGTATGAAGGAGAGAAGGGAGAGCCTTGGGCGTTTTCTCACAGGAGATGTCTCTGTGATTGTTGCCACAGGAGTTTTGGGACGAGGGGTAGATCTATTGAAAGTTCGACAGGTGATCATCTTTGACATGCCAAACTCTATGGAGGAATACATACATCAGATTGGCAGGGCATCTCGAATGGGAGAAGAGGGTTCAGCAATTGTGTTCATAAATGAGGAAGATAAGAAACTGTTTAAAGAACTAGTCCAGAATCTTAAATCTGTTGGTGCTGCTATTCCACGGGAGCTTGCTAATTCACATTACTTGGCATCTAATTACCCTGTAAGCAGCAAACAGAAGAGGAGGAAGTATGGATCTTAA
- the LOC120281309 gene encoding probable DNA-directed RNA polymerase III subunit RPC6, which produces MASKSKSKSTAAAAAAAAATTTGLVLPQKRSQPPGLNENEKKIYTLIKNREGMGISQPDIRSAINLDIRTLYKALESLQAKQLIKTVNSARNKRAKIYMDFQCQPSAELSGGHWFTNGEFDEGLVSAVRQSCLTLIKTLGVATVDDLISSINKCNIFVGGITEAQIDDILQSLKVDGVGSARQEGAPHRGHGVHSLWCMPPDQ; this is translated from the exons ATGGCGTCGAAATCGAAATCGAAATccacagcagcagcagcagcagcagcagcagcaacaacaacaggGTTGGTTCTCCCCCAGAAGCGATCGCAGCCCCCGGGGCTGAACGAGAACGAGAAGAAGATCTACACGTTGATCAAGAACCGGGAGGGGATGGGCATCTCCCAGCCTGACATTCGCAGCGCCATCAACCTTGACATTCGCACCCTCTACAAGGCCCTTGAATCCCTGCAGGCCAAGCAGCTCATCAAGACGGTCAACAGCGCCCGCAACAAGCGCGCCAAGATCTACATGGACTTCCAATGTCAGCCTTCCGCCGAGCTCTCGGGTGGACACTGGTTCACCAACGGTGAGTTTGATGAGGGCCTCGTCTCAGCCGTTAGGCAGTCCTGCCTCACCTTGATCAAGACCCTCGGGGTGGCCACCGTCGATGATCTAATCAGTTCCATCAACAAGTGTAATATCTTCGTTGGTGGCATCACTGAGGCTCAGATCGATGACATCCTTCAGTCTCTCAAGGTGGATGGTGTG GGTTCTGCCAGACAAGAAGGAGCCCCTCACCGGGGTCATGGCGTCCATTCCTTGTGGTGTATGCCCCCGGATCAGTGA
- the LOC120281336 gene encoding SPX domain-containing protein 1-like yields the protein MKFGKSLSNQIEETLPEWRDKFLSYKELKKRLKRIGGGERPLKKPRLGDDEDEAPFSSTDDEEGDFLSLLEAELDKFNAFFVEKEEEYIIRLKELQDIVGRVAGKDDEDELMMVRKEIVDFHGEMVLLENYSALNYTGLVKILKKYDKRTGALIRLPFIQKVLQQPFFTTDLLYKLVKECESMLDRLFPKNEESVSGDHGNEEGTVEGKRLEKGSSSLGRGEVPELEEIERMESLCMKSTVAALRVLKEIRSGSSTVSVFSLPPMQSSGMEEQWNKIPVLEQAAK from the exons ATGAAGTTTGGGAAGAGCCTGAGCAACCAGATCGAGGAGACGCTTCCGGAATGGAGGGATAAGTTTCTCTCCTACAAAGAGCTTAAGAAGCGCCTCAAGCGCATTGGAGGAGGAGAGAGACCGCTCAAGAAGCCCAGGCTAGgggatgatgaggatgaagccCCCTTCAGCAGCACCGACGATGAGGAGGGTGATTTCTTGAGCCTTTTGGAGGCTGAACTTGACAAGTTCAACGCCTTCTTCGTTGAGAAAGAGGAGGAGTACATCATCCGTctaaag GAGTTGCAGGACATAGTGGGGAGAGTGGCGGGAAAGGATGACGAGGATGAGCTAATGATGGTGAGAAAGGAGATTGTGGACTTCCACGGAGAGATGGTCCTCCTTGAGAACTACAGTGCCCTTAACTACACGG GACTGGTGAAAATACTAAAGAAGTATGACAAGAGGACAGGAGCCCTTATCCGGCTGCCCTTCATACAGAAAGTGTTGCAGCAGCCATTTTTCACAActgatttattatataaacttgTGAAAGAATGTGAGTCAATGCTAGACAGGCTCTTTCCTAAGAATGAAGAGTCTGTGTCAGGAGATCATGGTAACGAGGAAGGAACTGTTGAGGGGAAGCGATTGGAGAAAGGGTCCTCCTCTCTGGGCAGAGGTGAAGTTCCTGAGCTGGAGGAAATAGAGCGCATGGAGAGCTTGTGCATGAAGAGCACGGTTGCGGCATTGCGCGTTTTGAAGGAAATAAGGAGTGGCAGCTCGACAGTCAGTGTGTTCTCTTTACCTCCTATGCAGAGCAGTGGGATGGAGGAGCAGTGGAATAAAATCCCTGTGCTAGAACAGGCTGCTAAGTGA